TGATTTCACACCTCAACTCTCAGGCAGCGATCATTGGCGAAATTACATCGGGAACTGAAATTACCTTAGTATCTGACACGGAAACGATCACCCTTGATCCCCAGCAACGTTGGCAACATTTTGAGGTCTGATCAACCTGTTCTTAATCTCTAAGCAGTTAGTAATTCTTGGAAGGCTTGGGCAGGATCTGGGGCCTGAGTGATCGGGCGGCCAATCACGAGGTAGTTCGCGCCGGCCTGGAAAGCGGCTTGGGGAGTCATCGTCCGTTGTTGATCATCTTTTCCCTTTTGACTGGGTAAACGAATTCCCGGACAGACCAATAAAAAATCCTCTCCACAGGCCTGGCGAATCAGGGCGGCCTCTTGCGGCGAACAAATCACCCCATCTAAGCTGGATTTCTGAGCTAAAAGGGCCATTTGCAAAATATAGTCTGGTAACTCGAGGGGAATTTTCAAGTCAAAGGCTAGTTCACGAGGAGAAAAGCTGGTTAAGAGGGTGACTCCCAACAATTTTGCAGGT
Above is a window of Pseudocalidococcus azoricus BACA0444 DNA encoding:
- the pyrF gene encoding orotidine-5'-phosphate decarboxylase, whose product is MSKIIPQMIAEKIIIALDVPTIEAAFRLVDQIPQASFWKVGLELFLKAGHEVLPELKKQQKRIFLDLKLHDIPNTIAAACRILADYGVDLLTIHTTVGRSGLKAAQTALKESSQRLGIAPAKLLGVTLLTSFSPRELAFDLKIPLELPDYILQMALLAQKSSLDGVICSPQEAALIRQACGEDFLLVCPGIRLPSQKGKDDQQRTMTPQAAFQAGANYLVIGRPITQAPDPAQAFQELLTA